The genomic window GCGGGGGTGGCCGGCAGGACGGTGACCGCGGTGGGCACGGGTTGCCGGGTGCCGTCCGGAAGGTCGAGGCGCAGTTCGCCGGGCATCTCGTCACCGGCTACCCAGAGCGCGGCGTTGGCCCTGGTGAACCAGCGGGTGATCCAGTCCTGGATCTGGTCGGTGGTGAGTCCGGGCAGGGCCCATTCGGGGTAGCTGGCGACGCCGTGGGAACGGGCGCCGTACCGCCACATCGGCATCGGATCACGGTCCCGGACGGTGCTCATCCGCTCGCGGACGGCGGCGATCCGGTCGGCCGGCGGGTTCCGCAGGGCCGCGCACACTCCACTGAGGAAATCGGCGATCTCGGTGGGCGTACCGCGGGTGTGGAAGTAGGTGTGCTCCGGTCCGGTACTGCCGGGACCGTCGGTGACCAGGTGCTCGATCAGCCGGGTGATGCCGCGCACCGGCAGGGTCTCGTCGGCGGTCCCGACCCGGAAGACCAGGCCGGCGTGCATCGGGCCGTCCGCGGGTGCGAGCAGGGCCGGCACCCCGTCGACCTCGAGTCGCGTGATCACTGCTCGCCTCCCGTCGCCCGCTTGCGGTACCTGCTGATCACCGTGGCCGGGTCACCCAGGAGATCCCACGGCTGTGCCGAGTCCAACTCGCCGAGTGCCCCGAACAGTTCGGCCGCGGCCTGCTGGTCACCGATCAGGGCGTACGCCATGGCGAAGGTACTGGTCACGCGCACCCATCCGTGCGTGTGCCGGAAGTCCGGGTGGGTGACCGACCGGTCGGCGGCCTCGGCCAGTTCGGCGCGGACGGTCTCGTCGCCGAAGTGGCCGCGGTCGGCGGCGACATACCGGTCGAGGTGGTACTCGGCGAGCAGCACCGGGCTCAGTGAGCCGGGCGGGGCTTCGGCGGAGGCGGTCCGGGCGAACTCGTACGCGGCGGCGGGGTCCTGCCCGCACAGGTATCGCAGGTACTGGGACTGGCCGGGCACGTGCTGCGGGTCGATCTCGGCGAGCCGGTCGTAGCGGCGGCGCGCTTCGGAGGGGCCGAGTCGCAGGCCACGGGCGGTGCGCAGGCGGACGGTCCAGATCGCCGGGTCGAGCGGGCTGCGGGCGGCGGCGTCGACGAGCAGCCGCTCGGCGTCCACGAATCGGGCGTCGCCGGCCAGGTGCCGGCCCAGCAGCGCGCCGGCGGCCCCGTCCGACGGGTCGCCGGTCAGCACGCCGCGGAGGAAGTCGGCGATGCCCTCGGTGTCCGCGGCGACGGCGGTGAGGCAGGTACGTTCCACCGGTTCGGCGGTGTCCAGGGTCTCCCGGCAGGCCGGCCAGTCACCCGAGTCCAGGGCGGTGCGCAGAACGGCGACTTTCGGGTACGCCGCGGCCGGGTCCAGGAGCATGGCGGGCAGCATAGATCTTCCACAATCGGCCGGGTTTTCCGGGTGATCGTGTAATTAGGACACCAGGGGATCGTCGAGCAGGTGGTCGAAGGCCAGTTCGGCCGCTCCGATCAGGGCCGCGTCGGTGCCGAGTTCCGGAGTGCGCAGCCGCACCTGCTCGCGGCAGGCCGGCAGGCCGATGGCGTTGAGGCGGCTGCGGATCTGCGCGGCGGCCCCCAGGTAGACGTCGCGCAGTGTCCCGCCGAAGATCACCACCTCCGGGTTGAAGATGTTGATCAGGTTGCCGACCCCGAAGCCGATCCAGTCGCCGACCTGCCGTAACGCGTGCTGGGCCTGGCTGTCCCCCCGCATCGCGGCGTCCACCACGGCCAGCACCTCGTCCCGGCCGCTGCGGTCGGCGCGCCCGGCCAGGCGCAGCAGTGCGTGCTCGCCGATCTCGGTCTCCCAGCAGCCTCGCGAGCCGCAGCTGCACGGACGGCCGTACGGGTTGACGACCATGTGGCCGACTTCGCCGCCGTACCCGCCGTGCCCGGTGATCCGGCGGCCACCGGCGACGATCCCGGCGCCGACACCGACGTCGCCGTACAGGTAGATGACGTTGTCGGAACCGACCGCCGCGCCCCGGGCGTGTTCGGCCAGCGCGCAGACGTCGGAGTGGTTGCCGACGCTGAGCCGCCCGTACTGCCCGAGTTCGGAGGTCAGGTCCGCACCGACCGGCTCCTCGACCCAGCCGATGGTCGGGGCCAAGCGGACCATCCCGTCGGCACGGCGCACCATGCCGGCCACCGCGACTCCGCTGCCGACGCAGCGGGCGCCGTCCGGCACCCCGGACCGCATGGTCGCGACGAACCGGGCCAGCGGCCGGATCGCCTCCCCGGCGCTCATGCCGGGTGGGCGCTCGGCCTCGTACTGCTCCAGGATGCGGCCGCCGAGCCCGACCCGGGCCGCGCGCAGCCGGTCGACCTCGATGCTGAGCGCGTAGGCGTACACCCGTCCCGATTCGGGCCGGACGACGAGTGAGGGGCGCCCGGCCCGGCCGGTCTCGCGGGGTGCCGCCTCACTGACCAGCCCCGCCCCGATCAGGTCGGCGGTCAGTGCCCCGATGGTGCTCCGGTTGAGTCCGAGGCGGGTGGTGAGTTCGGCCCGGGAGGTAGCGCCGTGCACATGCACGTACCGCAGGAGGCTTCCGAGGTTGTGCCGTCGGACGTCGTCCTGGTTCGGTCCGGTCCTCATCAGCGTCCCGGCCCCCGCCCGGGAGTGCGCATCGTCAGCCGCCCGATGCCGCGGCTCTGCGCCGGGCCAGCGCGTCGACGCTCGCGGCCGCCAGCAGAACGAGGCCGGTGAAGATGAATTTGACGCCGGAGTTGAGGGCCAACAGGGTCATCCCGTTCTCGATGACGATGATCACCGCACCCCCGATGACCGCGTAGATGATCTTTCCCTGGCCGCCGAACAGGCTGGTGCCGCCGATGACCGCGGCACCGACCGAATAGAGAAGAATGTTACTGCCGCCGGTGTTCGGATCGACAGAGCTCTGTCGGCTGACGATCAGGATTCCGCCGATCGAGGCCATGAACGAGGCGATGGCGAAGACCGAGACCCGGATCCGGTCGACCGGGATGCCGGCCCGGCGGGCCGCCTCGGCGTTGCCACCGACAGCGTAGACGTGCCGGCCGTAGGTGGTGCGGCCCAGCACGAAGGTCCACAGGACCAGGAAGAACAGGATGATCGGTACGACGATCGGGATGCCCTTCAGCGACGTGATCGACACGTTGACGGCCCGCTCCAGGGTCAGCACGTAGGTGGCCGACAGCGCCAGGGCCGCCACCCCGGCGATCCGGGCCAGCACGATGCCGGCCGGTTCCGCGATCAGGCCCCGGATCACCCGCGCCCGCCAGCGCAGGAACTGGGCCAGGCCGAACCCGGCCACACCGGCCACCGCGAGGATCCAGCTGGCGCGCACCGACAGGGTGCCGTTGTTGAGCGACGTCACGAACTCGTCGTCGATCGCGATGTTCTTGCCACCCTCGAGCAGGGTCAGCAGCACACCCTGGAAACCGAGGAACGCGGCGAGGGTCACCACGAACGACGGGATGCCGAGCTTCGCCACCAGCAGGCCGAGCACGATGCCGATCAGGACGCCGGTCGCCATCGCCGCCGGGATCGCCACCACCCAGGGCAGGCCGTGCGTGGTCAGCAGGATCGCCATGACCGCGCCGCAGACACCGCTGCCGAACCCGGCGGACAGATCGATCTCGCCGAGCAGCAGCACGAAGACCAGGCCCATCGCGATGAAGACGATCTGGGCGCTCTGGTTGAACAGGTTCGCGAAGTTGAGCGCGCTGAGGAACGTCTCACTGCGGGCCGAACCGAAGATCAATATCAAGATCAGCAGGCCGAGTACGGCCGGAAGGGTCCCGAGGTCGCCGCCGCGGATCCGGGCCCAGTAGTCCCGCAGGTGGCCGCCGACCGTGGGCCTGTCCCGGCTCACGACGGGGTGCCGAGATGCCCGCTACGGCCGCCGGTGATCAGCTCGACGACCTGCGAATGCGTCACGTCGGTGGCCTTCACCTGCGCGGCCGTCCGGCCCAGGTAGAGCGCGGCGATCCGGTCCGAGACCGCGAAGACGTCGTTCATGTTGTGCGAGATCAGCACCACGCCGAGACCGTTGTCGGCGAGGCGGCGGACCAGTTCGAGCACCTGGGCGGTCTGCGCGACACCGAGCGCGGCGGTCGGCTCGTCCAGGACCAGGACCCGGCTGTTCCAGAGGACCGCCTTGGCGATGGCCACGGTCTGCCGCTGACCGCCGGACAGGCTGGAGACCCGCTGACGGAGCGAGGTGACGGTACGCACGGAGAGGCTCCGCAACGTCTCCTCGGCCATCTCCTCCATGGTGGCCTCGTCCAGGACGACACCCCATTTCCGCTCCCGGCCGAGAAACATGTTCTGGACGACGTCCAGATTTCCACAGAGAGCCAGGTCCTGGTAGAGGACCTCGATGCCCAGTCCGGCGGCGTCCCGTGGCGAGCTGATCGCCACCTCCCGGCCGTCGAAGGTGATCGTGCCGGCGTCGATGGCGTGGATACCGCTGATGCACTTGACCAGTGTGGACTTGCCCGCGCCGTTGTCGCCGACGAGAGCGGTCACCTCACCCGGGTAGACGCTCAGGCCGACGTCGTGGAGAACCTGGACAGGACCGAAACTCTTGTCGATCCCGCGCAGTTCCAGAAGGGGTGTCGCGGCCACGGCTGGTCCTCCTTCACCTGATGCCGACTTTGGCGCAGGCCTCAGCGAAGTCGGCGCTGCAGAGTTCTTCCCGGGTGACGTAACCGTCGGCGACGACGTCCTTCACGGTGGCCGCGGTGATCGCCTGCGGGGCCAGCAGGACAGCCTTGGTCCCGGTGCCCTCGATCGTCTCGGTCGTGCTGACCTGCTCCTGCTTGACCAGCGCGATCGCCAGCTCGGCGGCCGCGTCGGCCTCCTTCTTGATGGCCTTGTAGACCGTCATGCACTGGTCGCCGATGAGAATGTTCTGCAGCCCCAGAACGGTGGCGTCCTGACCGGTGACCGGGACCTTGCCGTTCAGCTTGTTCTTCTTCAGCACCTGGATCGCCGCGTTGCCCAGGCCGTCGTTGGCGGCCAGCACACCCGTGATGCTCTTGTCCTGGGTCAGCTGCTGCTCGAAGATGGTGCCGCCCTGGGCGCTGTCCCATTCCGGGACGTCCTGGTCCGGGCCCTTGAGGTATTCGCCGGAGTCGAACTTCGGCTGGAGGACCGAGTCGTACCCCTTTTTGAGCAGGGTGCTGTTGTTGTCGGTGGCCGAGCCGTTGAGGTAGGAGACCACCGGCCGGACCACCCGCTTCTCGGTCAGGCAGTCGACCAGGCCCTGCCCCTGGAGTTTGCCGACCTCGGTGTTGTCGAAGGACACGTAGTAGTCGGCGCCGCCGCCCAGGGTGAGCCGGTCGTAGTCGATGGTCGCGATGCCCGCGGTCCGCGCCTTCGCCAGGACGGCCTGACCCGTGCCGGAGTCGAGGTTGGCGATGATCAGGACCTTCACGCCGCTCGCGATCATGCCGTCGGCGATGGTGGTGAAACGGGTCTTGTCCCCCTCGGCGTTCTGGATCACGGCCTCGACGCCGGCCGCCTCGAACGCCTCGGTCAGATACTTGAAGTCGGCGGTCGCCCAGCGGGCCGAGCTCCTGGTGTCCGGCAGGATGACACCGACCTGGACGGCCGGCCCCGTCTCGGCACCCGAGCCGGAGTCCTCCTCGCCGGTGCAGGCGGACAGGCCTCCCGCCGTCAGGAGACCGACCACGGCAAGGACGGAGAATCCGTTACGCATCCCTGTGTCCTTTCGAGGGGAGAGTTGCGCCCGGCAACGTATTTCTCCAGTGGCCGAGAACACAAGGCACCATGACGATCTATCTCGAAACAAGGGATAACAATCCAGCGGCGTCAGGACCGGATCGGCGCGACTGTCGCTCCGGTGAGCCGGATCAGGTCGGCCGGCGCGAGGGCCACCTGGAGGCCACGGCGGCCCGCTGACACGTACATCAGGTCGAGCCCGGAAGCCGTGTCATCGATCACCGTCGGCAGCCGTTTACGCTGCCCGAGCGGGCTGATCCCGCCCCGGACGTAACCGCTGCTGCGCTCGGCGGCGGCCCGGTCGGCCAGGGCCGCCCGCTTCCCACCGGCCGCGGCGGCCAGCGCCTTCAGATCGAGGTCACCGGTCACCGGCACCACCCCGACCACCAGACGGCCGTCGACCTCGGCCACGAGTGTCTTGAACATCATCTCCGGGGCGACACCCAGCGCCTCGGCGACCAGGGCGCCGTAGTTGGACGCGTCCGGCGACACCTCGTACGGATGCAGCGTGTGGGTCACCCGCTCGGCGGTCAGCAGGACGGTGGCCGGCGTACCCGCGGCTCTCTTGGCCATGCGGGAACGCTACTACCCGTCAGGCGACCGACGTGAGAAGGGCGAGCGGTGCGCCACCCACCCGGGTCAGCACCAGTCCGGCGGTGTTCGGCCCGGACAGCCGGAGGTCCTTGCGCAGCTGCTCGGGGACCAGCGCCGAGCCCCGTTTACGGATCTCCAACACCCCGATCCCCCGTTCCCGCAGCAGTGTCCGCAGCCGTTTCAGCGAGAACGGCAGCACGTCGGTCACCGCGAGACGCCGGGCGAACGGGGTGTCCACCGGCTCGTCGGTGTAGACGTAGGCGATGTCCGGATCGGCCAGCCGGCCACTGACCGTCGCGGCGAACTCGGCCACCAGGTGCGAGCGGATCACCGCCGGATCCGGGTCGTAGATCCACGAACCGATCTCGCCGACCGGGGCGCGTTCGGTGCCGGAGCCGGTCAGCACGACGTCCGGGCCGATCAGCGAGGCCCGGCGCGGGACCCGGGCCAGCGGACCGCACCAGAAGGCCGCCTCGACCAGGTCGCCGCCGACACTCACCCACTCCCCCTCGGCGCCCGGGGGCAGCAGGTCGTGGTCGATGCCGGGCGCCAGCTTCAGCACCGTGTGCGGCACCCGGCCGGCCAGCCCGGCGACGAAGTCCCAGGGCGGTGAGTACGACTTCGGGTCGAACACCCGGCCCCGGCCGGCCTGGCGGCGCGCCGGATCGGCGAAGACCGCGTCGTACCGCTCCACCGGCACCGTGGTCGCGTCGGCGCACGCCACGGTGATCCGGTCGGCCAGCCCCGCGGCCGCGGCGTTCGCGGCGGCGAGTGCCGCGGTGCCGGGATCGGCATCCACGGCGTGCACGGTGATGCCGTGCCGGGCCGCGGCCAGCGCGTCCGACCCCAGCCCGCACCCCAGGTCGGCGAGGCTCCGGACACCGGCGGCGGCGAGCCGGGCGGCGCGCCGGTCCGCGACCACCGCGCGGGTCGCCTGCTCCAGACCGGCCCTGGTGAAGAACATCCGGGCGGCGTCCGAGCCGAACTTCATCGCGGCGCGTTCTCGCAAACTAGCCTGGGTCAAGGCGGCCGCGGCGAGTTCCGCGCCGAAGCCCCGGGCCCGCATGGCCGAGGCCGCGGCGAGCGGCTCACCGCCGGCCACCTCGGCCGCCACGGCCAGGGCTTCCACCCCGTTCGGGGTCTGCAACAAATGCAACAACTCAGGGGTCACGACAGGCATTCTCCCTGGCGTGACAGGTTGGCACTCTGGTTGACGGAGTGCTAGTTCCGGCATAGTCTCCGATTAGCACTCTCACCATGAGGGTGCCAACCGCCCGGGTCCTCCGTGGCGGTTAGGCACCAGGCGGACCGGCACCCGCGACGACGGCCCCGCCCGGTGGCATGAGGCATTGACCGGCCTGATCCAAGGTCGGCGAAACCTGATACCCAGGAGGGTATGCCCGTGACTACCGCGACAAAGGTTGCGATCAAGCCGCTCGAGGACCGCATCGTGGTCCAGGCGAACGAGGCTGAGACCACGACCGCTTCCGGCATCGTGATCCCCGACACCGCCAAGGAGAAGCCCCAGGAGGGCACCGTCCTCGCCGTCGGCCCCGGCCGGATCGACGACAAGGGCAACCGCGTCCCGCTCGACGTCAATGTCGGCGACGTGGTCCTGTACTCGAAGTACGGCGGCACCGAGGTCAAGTACGCCGGCGAGGAGTACCTGGTGCTCTCCGCCCGCGACGTCCTCGCGGTCATCGAGAAGTAAGACCTAACTGATTGCGCTTGCGCCCTGTTCCGATCGCTCGGGGCAGGGCGCTGGTGCGTGAAGGGACCATAAATGGCGAAGATTCTCAGCTTCTCTGACGACGCCCGGCACCTGCTGGAGCACGGCGTCAACACGCTCGCCGACACGGTCAAGGTCACCCTCGGACCGCGCGGTCGTAACGTCGTCCTGGACAAGAAGTTCGGCGCGCCCACGATCACCAACGATGGCGTCACCATCGCCAAGGAGATCGAGCTCACCGACCCGTACGAGAACCTCGGCGCGCAGCTCGTCAAAGAGGTGGCGACCAAGACCAACGACGTCGCCGGTGACGGGACCACGACGGCGACCGTGCTCGCGCAGGCGCTGGTC from Actinoplanes derwentensis includes these protein-coding regions:
- a CDS encoding tetratricopeptide repeat protein: MLLDPAAAYPKVAVLRTALDSGDWPACRETLDTAEPVERTCLTAVAADTEGIADFLRGVLTGDPSDGAAGALLGRHLAGDARFVDAERLLVDAAARSPLDPAIWTVRLRTARGLRLGPSEARRRYDRLAEIDPQHVPGQSQYLRYLCGQDPAAAYEFARTASAEAPPGSLSPVLLAEYHLDRYVAADRGHFGDETVRAELAEAADRSVTHPDFRHTHGWVRVTSTFAMAYALIGDQQAAAELFGALGELDSAQPWDLLGDPATVISRYRKRATGGEQ
- a CDS encoding ROK family transcriptional regulator, with protein sequence MRTGPNQDDVRRHNLGSLLRYVHVHGATSRAELTTRLGLNRSTIGALTADLIGAGLVSEAAPRETGRAGRPSLVVRPESGRVYAYALSIEVDRLRAARVGLGGRILEQYEAERPPGMSAGEAIRPLARFVATMRSGVPDGARCVGSGVAVAGMVRRADGMVRLAPTIGWVEEPVGADLTSELGQYGRLSVGNHSDVCALAEHARGAAVGSDNVIYLYGDVGVGAGIVAGGRRITGHGGYGGEVGHMVVNPYGRPCSCGSRGCWETEIGEHALLRLAGRADRSGRDEVLAVVDAAMRGDSQAQHALRQVGDWIGFGVGNLINIFNPEVVIFGGTLRDVYLGAAAQIRSRLNAIGLPACREQVRLRTPELGTDAALIGAAELAFDHLLDDPLVS
- a CDS encoding sugar ABC transporter permease; the encoded protein is MRDYWARIRGGDLGTLPAVLGLLILILIFGSARSETFLSALNFANLFNQSAQIVFIAMGLVFVLLLGEIDLSAGFGSGVCGAVMAILLTTHGLPWVVAIPAAMATGVLIGIVLGLLVAKLGIPSFVVTLAAFLGFQGVLLTLLEGGKNIAIDDEFVTSLNNGTLSVRASWILAVAGVAGFGLAQFLRWRARVIRGLIAEPAGIVLARIAGVAALALSATYVLTLERAVNVSITSLKGIPIVVPIILFFLVLWTFVLGRTTYGRHVYAVGGNAEAARRAGIPVDRIRVSVFAIASFMASIGGILIVSRQSSVDPNTGGSNILLYSVGAAVIGGTSLFGGQGKIIYAVIGGAVIIVIENGMTLLALNSGVKFIFTGLVLLAAASVDALARRRAAASGG
- a CDS encoding sugar ABC transporter substrate-binding protein; the encoded protein is MRNGFSVLAVVGLLTAGGLSACTGEEDSGSGAETGPAVQVGVILPDTRSSARWATADFKYLTEAFEAAGVEAVIQNAEGDKTRFTTIADGMIASGVKVLIIANLDSGTGQAVLAKARTAGIATIDYDRLTLGGGADYYVSFDNTEVGKLQGQGLVDCLTEKRVVRPVVSYLNGSATDNNSTLLKKGYDSVLQPKFDSGEYLKGPDQDVPEWDSAQGGTIFEQQLTQDKSITGVLAANDGLGNAAIQVLKKNKLNGKVPVTGQDATVLGLQNILIGDQCMTVYKAIKKEADAAAELAIALVKQEQVSTTETIEGTGTKAVLLAPQAITAATVKDVVADGYVTREELCSADFAEACAKVGIR
- the ybaK gene encoding Cys-tRNA(Pro) deacylase; protein product: MAKRAAGTPATVLLTAERVTHTLHPYEVSPDASNYGALVAEALGVAPEMMFKTLVAEVDGRLVVGVVPVTGDLDLKALAAAAGGKRAALADRAAAERSSGYVRGGISPLGQRKRLPTVIDDTASGLDLMYVSAGRRGLQVALAPADLIRLTGATVAPIRS
- a CDS encoding class I SAM-dependent methyltransferase produces the protein MPVVTPELLHLLQTPNGVEALAVAAEVAGGEPLAAASAMRARGFGAELAAAALTQASLRERAAMKFGSDAARMFFTRAGLEQATRAVVADRRAARLAAAGVRSLADLGCGLGSDALAAARHGITVHAVDADPGTAALAAANAAAAGLADRITVACADATTVPVERYDAVFADPARRQAGRGRVFDPKSYSPPWDFVAGLAGRVPHTVLKLAPGIDHDLLPPGAEGEWVSVGGDLVEAAFWCGPLARVPRRASLIGPDVVLTGSGTERAPVGEIGSWIYDPDPAVIRSHLVAEFAATVSGRLADPDIAYVYTDEPVDTPFARRLAVTDVLPFSLKRLRTLLRERGIGVLEIRKRGSALVPEQLRKDLRLSGPNTAGLVLTRVGGAPLALLTSVA
- the groES gene encoding co-chaperone GroES, coding for MPVTTATKVAIKPLEDRIVVQANEAETTTASGIVIPDTAKEKPQEGTVLAVGPGRIDDKGNRVPLDVNVGDVVLYSKYGGTEVKYAGEEYLVLSARDVLAVIEK